From Asterias rubens chromosome 3, eAstRub1.3, whole genome shotgun sequence, the proteins below share one genomic window:
- the LOC117288460 gene encoding uncharacterized protein LOC117288460: protein MASKYEPDSFERDIDHVFDHDIAVMIRSGYSQGKWPKDRFEWPKETILIVQSPEGTPKMYYNKPNELHAELLFQADLKADLEADLESDLDSANKSPESANKSPEYTCTLYINYSPCGDCADKIIQFIEKHDKVEFNIHFAKTFTDKTGRNKLKGNDRITLSPMDSSAWKKVTLLMLDYYIGKMQKSKPGEDADESLDIEGSDIQKLKKMENLKEKIQSIESGYEVLKKTVEDLGIDIKPDDWKEQREKADEYEKQDIKNSVNKL from the coding sequence ATGGCAAGCAAATACGAGCCTGACAGTTTTGAACGTGACATTGATCATGTTTTTGATCATGACATTGCTGTCATGATCAGGTCGGGATACTCTCAAGGGAAATGGCCCAAGGACCGGTTTGAATGGCCCAAGGAAACCATTCTCATTGTGCAAAGTCCAGAAGGGACCCCCAAGATGTATTACAACAAACCTAATGAGCTTCATGCTGAGCTTCTTTTCCAAGCTGACCTTAAGGCTGACCTTGAGGCTGACCTTGAGTCTGACCTTGATTCAGCGAATAAGTCACCTGAGTCAGCGAATAAGTCAcctgagtatacatgtacactctaCATCAACTACTCCCCGTGTGGTGACTGTGCTGACAAGATCATACAATTCATAGAAAAACATGACAAGGTCGAGTTTAACATTCACTTTGCCAAGACCTTCACAGATAAAACCGGCCGCAACAAGTTAAAGGGTAATGATAGGATTACCTTGTCACCCATGGATAGTTCTGCATGGAAGAAGGTGACACTTTTAATGCTGGACTATTATATTGGAAAAATGCAAAAGTCTAAACCAGGAGAAGACGCAGATGAAAGCTTGGACATTGAAGGCAGTGACattcaaaaactaaaaaaaatggaaaacttGAAAGAAAAGATTCAAAGTATTGAATCAGGATATGAAGTACTCAAAAAAACAGTTGAAGACTTGGGCATTGACATCAAGCCTGATGACTGGAAAGAACAGAGAGAGAAAGCAGATGAGTATGAAAAACAAGACATTAAGAATTCGgtgaacaaactctag
- the LOC117288465 gene encoding uncharacterized protein LOC117288465, producing the protein MATNAPRSCEDDIEIMIRTGVQDPRRKTSKRYKWPHEAILVVQSDRTERIFHSRRKTKKSPSQHAECAFLDDLECADWSLSFEDNFSRMCMPQKMTEYDLFINYSPCVDCADRIIRFINNHPSVAFHIHYAMTYKGGDGIRMLINRDRIALATMTGDTWKAVLTSILKFHRKKSKKTLLRCKSGYESLAIAVAYLGIETSPGWIRMREKSDETEEEVLEQIYEDNEKFIMMLKMFKAICGRT; encoded by the coding sequence ATGGCAACCAACGCGCCTCGCAGTTGTGAAGATGACATTGAAATCATGATCAGAACGGGCGTACAGGATCCACGCCGCAAGACATCCAAGCGGTATAAATGGCCGCATGAAGCCATTCTCGTCGTTCAAAGTGACAGAACGGAAAGGATTTTTCACAGCAGAAGAAAAACGAAAAAATCCCCGTCACAACATGCCGAGTGTGCTTTCCTAGATGACCTCGAGTGTGCAGACTGGTCTTTATCATTTGAAGACAACTTTTCCAGGATGTGCATGCCCCAGAAGATGACTGAATACGACCTCTTCATCAACTATTCGCCATGTGTTGATTGTGCTGACCGGATCATAAGATTCATAAACAACCACCCTTCTGTTGCATTTCACATCCACTATGCCATGACCTACAAGGGTGGAGACGGCATCCGAATGTTAATAAACCGAGACCGCATTGCCTTGGCAACCATGACTGGTGACACATGGAAGGCTGTGTTAACATCAATTCtaaaatttcacagaaaaaaatcaaagaaaacacTTCTTCGGTGCAAGTCGGGATACGAGTCATTAGCGATCGCAGTCGCTTACTTGGGTATTGAAACATCTCCTGGATGGATACGAATGAGAGAGAAATCGGACGAGACTGAAGAAGAAGTACTTGAACAAATCTATGAAGACAATGAAAAGTTTATAATGATGCTAAAGATGTTCAAGGCTATTTGTGGAAGGACTTAG
- the LOC117288461 gene encoding uncharacterized protein LOC117288461: MARSSPHSCEDDIEIMIRTGVRDWRHVESDRYKWPQEAILVVQSNRLNEINHSKPKHINGRAQHVECAFLDEIESADQSLSLEDYFSKMRMRQQKTEYDLYINYSPCVDCADRIIEFINNHPLVIFNIHYAMTYKDGDGLRKLKYQEGITLSTMSDSNWKSVTTSLLDIHIQKMQKLQEEVRSKPGYESLNTALKYLDIERFPKWITMRKEADEVHDQILHDIFEEEEYFEEYWPEEYFEEYWPEEYFEEYWPEEYFEEYWPEEYFEEYWPEEYFEEYWPEEVSEDEDEVQDEILDDTLKLTPFEEYWLANGSGRSSFDLLYS, from the coding sequence ATGGCAAGAAGCAGTCCGCACAGTTGTGAAGATGACATTGAAATCATGATCAGAACGGGCGTACGGGATTGGCGTCATGTGGAATCAGATCGATATAAATGGCCACAGGAGGCCATTCTTGTAGTTCAAAGTAACAGACTGAACGAGATTAACCACAGCAAACCAAAGCACATAAACGGAAGAGCACAACATGTCGAGTGTGCATTCCTAGATGAAATAGAGTCAGCCGATCAATCTTTATCACTTGAAGACTACTTTTCCAAGATGCGCATGCGCCAGCAGAAAACCGAATACGACCTCTACATCAACTACTCGCCATGTGTTGATTGTGCTGACCGGATCATAGAATTCATAAACAACCATCCTTTGGTTATATTTAACATCCACTATGCCATGACCTACAAGGATGGAGACGGCCTCCGAAAGTTAAAGTATCAAGAGGGGATTACCTTGTCAACCATGAGTGATAGCAATTGGAAGTCTGTGACAACATCATTACTGGACATTCAcatacaaaaaatgcaaaaattgcaGGAAGAGGTTCGATCTAAGCCAGGATATGAGTCATTGAATACGGCACTCAAATACTTGGACATTGAAAGATTTCCTAAATGGATAACCATGAGAAAGGAAGCAGACGAGGTGCATGATCAAATACTTCATGATATctttgaagaagaagaatatttTGAGGAATACTGGCCTGAAGAATATTTTGAGGAATACTGGCCTGAAGAATATTTTGAGGAATACTGGCCTGAAGAATATTTTGAGGAATACTGGCCTGAAGAATATTTTGAGGAATACTGGCCTGAAGAATATTTTGAGGAATACTGGCCTGAAGAAGTGAGCGAGGACGAAGACGAGGTTCAGGATGAAATACTTGATGATACCCTAAAACTAACACCTTTTGAGGAATACTGGCTGGCTAATGGGTCTGGACGATCGAGTTTCGATCTACTATATTCTTAG